The window TATGTTAAAAGACTCTGTTTACAGTATGTACCGGGAAAATACCTGAAGTTTCCATCAAGATGCTTTCTTGATTTTCATTCCATAACTAAATCACTCACGTGCAATTTACCCAAAACTGtcgtaaatttgttttaaaaaaaatatattcccccAATAATTAGAGGTTTTTAACTCGTGCATTGACGAAAGCTGAAGTTAACTTTTTATATATGGTGCCCAAGCcttgtttgttttaaaatgatattattttaatgttatggttaacattttaatgataaaatgttTGATTTCCAAATGCCAATGTGAATGATGTAATGTGAAAGGTAAGTgactcaaaataattaattaactacTGATCTCGACAAACTGTGGTTCTAGAAAAATTTCTACGTGCTGACGAGGTCTGACGAGACTGTATACTCCATCGCAGAGCGACAGCTGGACGGTTTCGCTTCCGTCGCGTACGTCCGTTTCGCGTCCGACCTTCAATCACGTGACCTCAAGCCAATCAGAAAGCCCAGAAAATTCCAATCAAACCGTCAAAATCGTTCCGAGCTTTAACTTTCACCGGACGGACCGGATATAAAGCTGTAACATCCAaaatgtttgcaaaatatttccagaaaatttttaatcatctaaaaaataagttttgaagtTCGTTTATTTGTTTATCTGCTACCATAAAACACGATCTTAACTTGCGTTCGAACgcattttaaagtttgttatttgatacaaaaataattgacaacAGGGACAtagaagtgtaattaattatggACGTTAAATCtgaaaaatattaaagtaaatattagAGCGAAAATATTTGGATTTATAAGCGCTCAACTTAAAACGGTAGTTTATCTAATCTAATTATACAAGAGAATTTTCACTACAATTTAAGCCTACCAGTCTGTTGGCAGACGTGAGTTATGTGAATCTCTCGGCTTGCTGACGTACGGACGGATGACGGAGTGACGGGAAGTGAAAAACATAAGATATGATTCTTTTCGTCATGAGTGCAACTCCTTACATAAGTCGTCTTAACTATTGCGTTCATAACTCGTACTGTACGGTTGGTGTTATTTGCGCTTCTGATGAATCGCCCTTTGGGAGCCTTGTTCTAGGTACCACGACAAAACATTAATTTGTCTGCTGATAAAAAAACGCagcatttttttatgtttagagTTGAGATTTGTAATgacatcttaatatatataaatccagtgtactgatgtttgtttccagtgaactcttcaccaagttaACCGATTTCGAtcaaaattggcatttatgtgtaatttttttccaacttgagagataggatagtttttatttcgattaatggtcttaataatttataattaataacaaactgattatcaatgttgattggtgttattaattattattattataagttcaggcaacagtgggtactttgtctccataacaggattttgcattgttcatgccttcttcgtctccatggcaacgggcatcgacGGCAGTGGCGTaaccacaaggaggggcatgtataatgagcggcgcaagagtgatctgcctgtagactgccgtagcgaagtacgggtacatcagttgtacgttgcgtgctcgagtcgggaaaccatcggtgctattcgttttgtCTCTGGTACATTacacagcattgtaataaattttcactgaattttttttttcatttacctaCTATTTACTAGGTTCAAACCTATTAGTTAACAGTGATATGGTATGACTATTAAGTAAGTTGAGTCCCTGGAAAATGCGAAGTCTTGCATTGCTGAATAAAGTATTGTTTTACAAACAGACTTTCTATTTTAttgaagataatattttttatggtattaaaaattcacttgATTTTCTATAATGATGATTTCCATTCCATGTTCAACTCTACAGTCTTGGTTTGTATTTAAAGGGGAACCTTagagtataaaaatatatagtttttttgttttttaatcacTTCATACTTAGCAAAACATTTTTCCTTGAACTTTTGCTTCAATGAATATCAGTAATTCAATGATAAAACATTTCTACATATGTACGGGAAATATAACTaccataattaaataataacaaattcatGTATCTTTAAGTAATAAATTTGTATATTAGTCAGTAAAATAAGCAATTTAATATACCCTATAAAGagagaataaattttattttaatacatactgAAGATAAGCAAGATATAATTACGTTTATTTTAGTTGAtgacattctaaattaaaaaagctaatattttcctttattttttatacttattttgtaaaaatgaaCGATAGTAACTTTCTGAAATGTATTAAAACAGATATAGTTTTAGTTCACTAACAAAAATTTACTAACAATCCAATTAAATTTATGTAACCTGGAAATCTTAGAAAAAAGTCATGATTCATCAAACATAGTTACATCCATTTCAAGTACTGGAATATTGTAGTTGCATAAaagtataataaaattacaaattttgatgaaaaacTAAATAAGATATTTACTGTGGTTGTTTGCAAGATTAAAAAccgttataaataaattataataaaaaataacaataagaaACATTGcatatttactttatttaaagAACGTGTTTGTCACATCACTTCAGAAAAGTGCAATAACTGCATTACATAGTCTTGCAgagtattgcaaaaaaatatatacatacataagacagctttaaatttatttaaagaacaGATCAGTCACATGAGAATACCGGACAGGAGAAGAGTGCAAAAACGTTTCGCGTTCCGATCCATTTACCAGAGACCACCGTAAAGGCCGCCGACTCCGGCTGCGCTGGAGGCAGCAGCGGCGGCGCCGGTACCCGGGTAGACACTCCTCCAACCTCCACAGCCACCGACAACACCAGGGTAGCCATAGCCTCCATAACCACCGAGACCTCCTAGGAGTCCAACTCCAGCACTGGCCGAGCTAGAAGCAGCAGCACCGACGCCGACGCCAGGGTATCCCCAACCTCCAATAAGTCCGGGGTATCCCCAACCTCCGAGAAGACCGGAGATTCCCCAACCTCCGACTGGACCAGGGTATCCCCAGCCCCCAGCGAACCCTGGGTACCCGCAACCTCCGTACAGACCACCATAACCTTCGTACAGACCACCGTAACCTCCGTACAGACCGCTATATCCTCCGTAAGGACCACTGTAAACGGGAGATACGGTTCCTGAAGATCCAGAAGCTGATgacgatgacgatgatgatgatgaactCGAGGCACCACCAGATCCACCAGAAGAGGCGCTACTGGATGATGACGCCGATGATGAGCTCCCAGTTGTCCCCAGTCCTCCCACCAGACCAGGATATCCGTAACCTCCGTAGAGTCCACCGAGGTATCCTGGGTAACCACAGCCTCCCGGATACCCATATCCTCCTAGGAGACCCCCATAACCTCCGTACAGACCGCCATATCCGCCATACAAGGGGCTGCTGATTCCAGACGCTCCAGAGGCCGCAGAGGCTGCAGATGAAGACGAAGCTGAACCTCCAAGTCCACCGCCGGAAGAAGCGCTAGAGGAAGAAGATGCTGCTGAACTCGATCCTTGCAGGCCAGGGTAGCCGTATTCTCCGTACAGTCCGCCCAGGTAGCCCGGGTAGCCCGGGTAGCCCCAGCCTCCTCCGAGGGGACCCGGGTAGCCCCAGCCTCCACAGCCGCAGCCTGGCAGGAATGCGGCAGACTGGGCGACTGCCAGTCCCGCCAACACGATGATCTGAAAGTAAACAAGCACATTATATAATCTCTATAGCAATTTGTGCCATTTTCCTTTATTGAATTTAATAACAcgtatgtttgtaattttatttaatttttattttttttgaaattatgttttacataatagat of the Bacillus rossius redtenbacheri isolate Brsri chromosome 10, Brsri_v3, whole genome shotgun sequence genome contains:
- the LOC134536062 gene encoding spidroin-1-like; amino-acid sequence: MIAKIIVLAGLAVAQSAAFLPGCGCGGWGYPGPLGGGWGYPGYPGYLGGLYGEYGYPGLQGSSSAASSSSSASSGGGLGGSASSSSAASAASGASGISSPLYGGYGGLYGGYGGLLGGYGYPGGCGYPGYLGGLYGGYGYPGLVGGLGTTGSSSSASSSSSASSGGSGGASSSSSSSSSSSASGSSGTVSPVYSGPYGGYSGLYGGYGGLYEGYGGLYGGCGYPGFAGGWGYPGPVGGWGISGLLGGWGYPGLIGGWGYPGVGVGAAASSSASAGVGLLGGLGGYGGYGYPGVVGGCGGWRSVYPGTGAAAAASSAAGVGGLYGGLW